GCCTGGTACGCCACTCCGACACTCGCCTACGCCCAAGAGCTCGGCCTCACCGTCCAGCCCACCGAGGCCTGGCTCCGCCCGGACAACGGCCCGTACCTCGACGCCTGGTACACCCGCCTGCGGGACGCGTACATCGCGACGATGGCGGAGCTCGGCGTCCACTCGACCCTCACCGACGCCGAGTTCCTGGAAGCCATGACGGCGTACAAGAAGGAAGACGCCCACCCCAACCCCCAGACCGCGGTCCTCTCCGCGATCAAGTCCACCGTCAAGGGCGGCATCGGCAAGCTCCGCGAACGCCCCCAGGGCGCCGGCTACCGCCCCGGCGAAAGCTGGCCCGCCCTCGAACGGCCCACCTGGCGCCCCGACATCCGGGCCGCCGTCATCTCGACGGCCCGGGTCAACATGCACCGCAAGATGTACAAGTTGGCGGCCGCGGCCGACCTCTACCCCATCGCCGTCCTCTCCGACTGCGCCGTCTACCTCTCCGACGGCCCCAGCCCCCTCGACTTCCTCCCCCGCACCCCCGAGGGCAAGCCCGTACCCGGCGGCTTCCGCCTCGGTGTGAGCCCCGGCATGGTCAAGCACGAGGGCACCCAGCCCCTCCTCTGGGCCGTCCAGATGCTCGACGAACGCCACAACCCCGCCCGCCACATCAAGGGCCACGACGCCGCGGCCGACGGAGAGTAAGAGCCACTCATGTCCGAGATCAGCGACAGCCTCGACCGCGCCGACGAACAGAACTTCACCCGCCCCATCCCGAAATCGGCGGGAGCCCAGGTCCGGTACCTCGTGAAGCAGCTCAAGTCCACGAAGGCCGTGGCTGACCTCCTCGCCATCTCCCGGCGCACGGTGGAGCGGTACGTGAAGGACCAGATCAAGCAGCCCAAGCCGGCCCTCTCCACCCGCCTGGAGCGCGAGGTACGCCGCCGCTGGCAGCCGCTCGTCCGCAAGCGGGCCCGCGCCAAGGCCGCGAAGCAGACCGGCCTGGTCATCG
This Streptomyces sp. NBC_00435 DNA region includes the following protein-coding sequences:
- the tpg gene encoding telomere-protecting terminal protein Tpg → MSEISDSLDRADEQNFTRPIPKSAGAQVRYLVKQLKSTKAVADLLAISRRTVERYVKDQIKQPKPALSTRLEREVRRRWQPLVRKRARAKAAKQTGLVIETRARFGFSAAPGTTDDGRMRRITQHLPPEYASRLFTAQEAGANEAQLRNIAAEGLQEIYFKDHGARAQGLLVEFTDIDYVELNF